Proteins encoded in a region of the Prunus persica cultivar Lovell chromosome G4, Prunus_persica_NCBIv2, whole genome shotgun sequence genome:
- the LOC18781286 gene encoding CTD small phosphatase-like protein 2-A, whose product MPSFKMKAQSSTGCLREKNGLRVCQKSSVITKKACSHVRKSEHTADLDTCTNCQEVSSSMDVSIKEIGRDEAIDHQELLDEQDCKQSCNSETKRMESSHTCPSNLETIFSPALESSESHGEPNSEPTADIDAGLGAGDSDDNRSSCDNQTCDVSDFYISDMIISSLPFNENAFDVDIGETNCFPDYKCAEPNMFFDASEQYMVLPFLEDTFRSSNINIDVDKSCEEAIVDTDCAGMYSEMGQMSPCNQETVVSSSDSDQAESFDPQLFIKNLPELSDVVSNYQPNILPEDAPKRKSVTLVLDLDETLVHSTLEHLDDADFTFTVFFNMKEHTVYVKQRPYLQTFLEKVAEMFEVVIFTASQSIYAEQLLDILDPYAKLISRRVYRESCIFSDGSYTKDLTVLGVDLAKVAIIDNTPQVFRLQVNNGIPIKSWFDDPSDSALISLLPFLETLVNADDVRPIIAKRFGNKE is encoded by the exons ATGCCATCTTTCAAAATGAAGGCTCAATCAAGCACGGGATGTTTACGAGAAAAAAACGGTCTTCGTGTATGTCAAAAGTCAAGTGTGATTACCAAGAAAGCATGTTCTCATGTTAGGAAATCTGAACATACAGCGGATCTTGACACTTGTACAAATTGTCAGGAAG TTTCTTCGAGCATGGACGTTTCTATTAAGGAAATTGGACGTGATGAAGCAATTGACCATCAGGAATTGCTGGATGAACAAGATTGTAAGCAATCATGCAATTCTGAAACCAAAAGGATG GAGTCATCTCACACCTGCCCATCAAATTTAGAGACAATTTTCTCTCCTGCTTTGGAGTCTAGTGAATCCCATGGCGAACCAAATAGTGAACCAACTGCTGACATTGATGCGG GGTTAGGAGCTGGTGACAGTGATGATAACAGAAGTTCATGTGATAATCAAACTTGCGATGTCTCAGATTTCTACATTTCTGACATGATCATTTCGAGCTTACCCTTCAACGAGAATGCATTTGATGTTGATATTGGTGAAACGAATTGCTTTCCTGACTACAAATGTGCTGAACCAAATATGTTCTTTGATGCGTCTGAGCAATACATGGTATTGCCTTTCCTAGAGGACACTTTCAGAAGCagtaatattaatattgatgTTGACAAATCATGTGAAGAAGCCATCGTAGATACAGATTGTGCTGGAATGTATTCGGAAATGGGTCAAATGAGCCCCTGCAACCAGGAAACTGTTGTTAGTTCTTCTGACTCAGATCAGGCGGAGTCCTTTGATCCACAgttgtttataaaaaatttacccGAATTATCAGATGTGGTATCAAATTATCAACCCAACATATTGCCTGAGGATGCTCCAAAAAGAAAGTCTGTAACTCTTGTACTTGATTTGGATG AAACACTGGTTCATTCTACATTGGAACATCTTGATGATGCAGACTTCACATTTACCGTCTTTTTCAACATGAAAGAGCACACGGTATATGTGAAACAGAGGCCTTACCTCCAAACATTCTTGGAGAAAGTTGCAGAAATGTTTGAAGTTGTTATTTTTACGGCCAGCCAAAGCATATATGCAGAGCAACTTCTTGATATATTGGATCCATATGCAAAGCTTATATCTCGCAGAGTTTATCGTGAATCTTGCATTTTCTCAGATGGCAGTTACACTAAAGATTTGACAGTTTTAGGTGTTGATCTTGCAAAAGTTGCCATAATTGATAATACTCCACAG GTTTTCCGATTGCAAGTTAATAATGGAATTCCTATAAAGAGTTGGTTTGATGATCCATCCGATAGTGCTCTGATTTCATTACTTCCCTTCTTAGAGACCCTGGTTAATGCTGATGATGTTCGTCCAATAATTGCCAAGAGATTCGGTAACAAGGAATAA